The Sphingobacteriales bacterium nucleotide sequence CATCGAAGAATGATGCATCTTCAAATCCAATAGAAAAAGTATTTAAGTTTTGTGTGTATTTAGATGCCAATGCTACCATCACTGATGAGTCAATACCACCACTTAGAAATGCACCCAAAGGAACATCTGCTACCAATCTCAATCGCACAGCATCATCCAATAATTCATACAATTTATCTTGTTGTTGTTGATAGTTTAATGGACTTTTTTCTGCTTCTTGCGCATTATATGGTAAAAAGTACCACTGTTTAGCTTCAACCTTATTGTCTTTAATTGTGATGCAATGTCCTGGTTTTAATTTATAAATATGCTTAAAAATGGAATGCTCATCTGGAATATAATTTAATTGAAAATACAAAGAAACAGCCGTCCAATTCAGTTCTCTTGGTAAAGGAAAAACTAACATTGCTTTCAGCTCAGATGCAAAATATATTTTATTATCATAGATTGAATAATACAATGGTTTTACGCCATATCTATCCAATGCAATAAATAATTCATTGGTATGTGTATCGTAAATTGCAAATGAGAAAAAACCATTTAATCGTTCTAAACATTTTTCTTTGTAATGTATATAAGCATACAATAAAACTTCTGTATCTGATGTTGTAGAAAAGTTATAACCAAGATTAATTAAGTCTTCTTTTATTGTTTGATAGTTAAATATTTCTCCATTAAAAACAATCGTATATCTTTTTTCTTTATCAAAAAATGGCTGGTTGGCACTGCTACTTACATCAATAATAGATAGTCTTGCGTGCACAAGCACTACGTTCTGTATTTCAACAATAGATTGATTGTCTGGCCCACGTTTGTTTAATGATGTTGCAACGTTTTGTAATACATCTTTTGGTGTATCTACTTTAGACGAAATTGCATATACTCCTGCGATACCACACATAACAATACAAGTTAAGAATTATATGCTAATAAAATAAAAATAGTTAGTAATCACCTAATGTTTCTTCTAACTGTGCTAATGCTTTTGCTAATTGTTCATCATTTGGTGCAGAACCATGCCATTTGTGTGTGCCCATCATATAGTCAACGCCATTGCCCATTTGTGTTTTCATTAGAATTACAATTGGCTTACCATTTCTTGCTTTTAGTTGCGCTTCCGTTAGGGTAAATATCACATCTTCCATCACATTACCATTCATATTCATCACTTCCCATCCAAATGCTTTGAATTTTGCATTCAAATCACCAAGGTCGCAAACTTCTTGTGTGCTTCCGTCTATTTGTGCGTCATTCCAATCTACAGTTACAATTAGGTTGTCTACTTTTTTTGCAGCAGCAAATATTACGGCTTCCCAAATCTGACCTTCTTGCAATTCGCCATCGCCTGTTAAACAATACACTAAATTATTTTCTTTGTTCAATTTTTTTGTAAGTGCAGCGCCAATTGCTACTGAAATACCTTGACCAAGTGAGCCACTTGCAATTCTAATTCCTGGCAAACCTTCGTGTGTTGTAGGATGTCCTTGTAATCTAGAATTTATATGTCTAAATGTTCCTAATTCTTTTACATCAAAATAACCTCTGCGAGCCAATACTGAATAAAATAACGGAGAAATATGTCCATTCGATAAGAAAAACAAATCTTCATTGGTACCATTCATGTTAAAATTGGTATCAACTTTCATGATTTCAAAATAAAGTGCCGTAAGATAATCTGTGCAGCCCAAAGAGCCACCTGGATGTCCAGATTTACATTGGTGTACCATGCGTACAATATCGCGTCTTACCTGTGAGGCTACTTTATTTAACTCTGCTATTTGCATTTTCTAATTTTTTACAAAAATATTAAAAATAAAGCATAGAAAAAATTAAATATGTATGAAATAGACTGTTTTTAATATTGAATTGTAAATATAAAATGATTAATCAATAATTCTATTTTTTAAATCCATACGCCACGCTTCCTAAAAATATTATCACCTTCTGACTTATACAAAAATAAATATGTTTGTATGTTGGAAAATAAGGTATTTAGGCGACTGGTCATAAGACCTGTTGAGGGCGAGGTAAATAAAAGTACAAAATAATTAATCCTTGATACAACGCACACTAAAGCCATGGCGGTCATTGGCGTAGTCTCTGAAGGCACCCGAATAATTGTAATCCAGACTGCGGTACCACGCAGCGTTTGTACCGCTCTTTGTTGAAGACCAAAAGTAGGTGGTGGAGCTAATAGAGAAGAACGATTCATAGTAGTAACTGAAGTTACCTGCAGGAAGACCTGTAAAGCCACTACTATTGGTGTTGGTAATGCCTGCAAAAGCTGTCCACAAAGTGGTAGCTTTCATTTTATCGCCTGCTACACTTTCGCCACCTAAATAAGTAGTAAGTGTTGTCCATTCTGCATCGGTAGGTACATGCCAGCCAGCAGGTGCCAATTTGCCCGTGTTTACTGCGTACCAATTGTACAATTTGCCGTAGGTGGTATTGTTGGCTGCATTGTTATCATAAATAGCATACGCACCATTAGTTGTTGCTTGCCAAGCAGCAACGCTTAAGCCAGTTGGTATTGCTGTGCCATCATTATATCGTGTAGTTTTTAGGTTTTCTACCATCCAAGTTTGTGTGCCTATTTTTACAGTATGGTATATATTGCCATCTATATCTGTAACGGTTTCGCTACCATCATCTTCAACCTTAAATATAATTGATTTGGAAAACTTAGCTTTATATTTGTTATCCGTTGCAATAGCATAAAGGGAGTGATAGCCTTTAGATAATGTATTAGCAGGAATAATAAAATGGTTAAGGTCAGCATCTACTCCTGCTACTTTTGTACCCTGCTTAATGCCATCAAGGAACAAACTCACAGAAAGTATAGAACCATCTATATCATAAGCATATATAGAAACATTAATATTTTCAGAACTAGGAATTTTGTCACCATCTAATGGAGTGGCAATGAAACACTGAGGAACTTCGTTTTGTGGCGTTGGAGGTTTTGGAATTGTATTTGTATTAGAAGTAGGGCTTGGTGGAATATATTCATTCTCCTTTGGTTCATAGCGATCCGAAGTTGGGCTTTCGCGAAAATCATTATAATTGACATCTACGCCACCCCGTGTTAGACTCTTAATCTCATTATTAAGGGACTCTATACCATCTCTTAGAGAATTACTAAACAAGCCAAAAGTACTTCTGTCCGTTCCTGCAGTAAACTCATTCAACCATGTTTGGAAATTTTCAACCCGAGTGTGTATATCTTTTTCCAATTGTTTTATTCCTAAAAAATCAAACTCTATTGGTGGCTCCTCCTCTGTTTTTCTTGCTCCATCTGTATCTTCGTTAATATCAAAACTATAAGATTCAATAAATACATCTGTTTGGTTACTCCAATTATAATCAAAGAAATTTATTGTTAATAGGCTATCATCTTCGTCTATTTTATTTACACTACCTAATTTAGTACCGTTTTTTAAGCTTGGGTATGCTAAATATATCTTTTTATTTTCGTCCAATATATAATTGTATACCGTATCTGAATTTTTATTTTCTAACACAATACTTTTTATTTCTTTTGGAATGCCCTTATCATTATAACTTCCATAGAAATGCGTTTTATATTGTGTTTCAGCATCATACACATCTGCCAATAAGCCATCTTCTTTGTTGGCTTCATCTTTATAAATGTTCACGTTAGGCTGTGCATTATTTATTGTTTTATCTTTCTTACAAGCAAAAACAAAGAGGGCAAATAATAAAATTGAAATTAGTTTTAAATTTTTCATAGCATTAGCATTTTAATTTAAAAGTAAAGCTAATTATTTTATTTAAAACAATGCAAATATTTTCAAATGTTTTTCTAATTGCAGCAGCATTAAATATAGAGCCAAAAGATTTGTTTGATTTCAGTATTTTGGCAGAAGAATAAATTTGTGTATTTTCTTATTTATGAATAACTTTGTAGTACAAAACTTTTATTAAATGAAAATAGGAGATAAAGCACTAATAGACCCAAAAGTTACAGGTTTAAGTAATTGGATAGAAGGTATTATTATAAAAATTAGAAACAATCCATTTTTAGGTAAAGAAATTGCTATAAAAGATAGCAATGGAAATATTTTTTTTGATGCTGTGAAATATTTTAAAATAGTAAGTCAATAAGAAATGTTTGCTATTAGTTTCGACATGTTAATTGCCGATTTAAAAGATAATTATGGTGAATCTTACAATAATGCTTATTATGAAATAAGTGTTGTTTTAGAAGAATATGATTTTTATAGAGCACAAGGAAGTGTTTATCTGTCTGAAAAAAATGATATGGCAAACCTAACCAAGGCTATGATAAAACTAAAAAGCATAGAATGGTTTAGAAAATCCGTAAGAGACATTAGAGCTTTTAAAGTAGAAGATTGGTCAAACTTCACTGATTTTATGAAAGAAGATGAATAGTATTTTTATAAATAATAAGATATTATACACAAAACCTAAATGAATTATTCACGTTCCAAATAACACAAAGGATTCTAAAATATCGTTGCTAAATTATTTATCTTTGTTTTATGTATGATTTTTTAGTAATAGGTTCTGGTATCGCAGGACTAAGTTTTGCGCTGAAAGTAGCAGACAAATACCCAGAAAAAAAAGTATTAATTCTGACTAAAGCTAATGAAGACGAAAGCAACACAAAGTATGCACAAGGTGGAATTGCTGTGGTTACAGACTTTGTAGTAGATAATTTTGAGAAACATATCCAAGATACACATATTGCAGGCGATGGCTTGTGTAACCCAAAAGTTGTTGACTTTGTAGTTAAAGAAGGTAGACAAAGAGTAGATGAATTAATAAATTGGGGAACAAGGTTTGATAAAGACAATGATGGTGATTATAAATTAGGAAAAGAAGGTGGCCATTCAGAATTTAGAGTATTACACTACAAAGACATCACTGGTTGGGAAATTGAACGTGCTTTATTAGAAAAAGTACATCAATATCAAAATATAGAAATTAAGCAACATTTCTTTGTTATTGACTTAATTACTCAACATCACTTAGGTAGAATACTTACAAGAGTATCTGAAAACATACAATGCTTTGGTGTTTATGCATTAAATAAAGAAACAAACCATATTGAAAAAATATTAAGCAAGATAACTGTTTTGGCAACTGGTGGATTTGGACAAGTGTATAGAAGTACAACCAATCCAGTAATTGCAACAGGAGATGGCATTGCTATGGTATATAGAGCAAAAGGTAGAGTATCTAACATGGAGTTTGTGCAATTTCATCCAACAGCATTGTACGAACCAGATGTGAGCCCAAGTTTTTTAATTACAGAAGCTGTGCGTGGCGATGGTGGCATTCTAAAATCTAAGAATGGCGAAGAGTTTATGAAAAAATATGATAAACGAGAGTCGCTTGCACCACGTGATATTGTAGCAAGAGCCATAGATAATGAAATGAAAATTCGTGGAGAAGAATGTATGTACCTAGATTGCAGACACATGGACTTTGATAATTTCATTCATCATTTCCCAAATATTTATGAAAAATGTAAAAGTGTAGGTATAGACATTACAAAAGATATGATACCTGTTGTGCCAGCAGCACATTATGCTTGTGGTGGCATTACCATTAATGAAAACGGACAGACATCAATCAATAATTTGTATGCCTGTGGCGAATGCACCAATTCTGGATTGCATGGTGCCAATCGTCTTGCATCTAATTCTTTGTTAGAAGCAGTTGTGTTCTCACATAGAATTGCAGAACACGCAATAAATAACATACTCAATATTACTATTGATGAAAATAAATTTCCAGAATGGGATGCAACAGGCACCAGCGAACCAAAAGAAATGGTATTGATAACACAAAGCATGAGAGAACTCAAAGACATTATGAGTAATTATGTAGGTATTGTTAGAAATAATATAAGATTAAGTAGAGCTTCTGGTCGTTTATATTTACTATTCAAAGAGTGTGAGGAAATGTATAATACCACCACAATTTCGCCACAATTGATGGAATTAAGAAATTTAATAACTATTGGATATTTAATTACAAGAAGTGCGTTATTAAGAAAAGAAAGTAGAGGTTTGCATTATACAACAGACTACCCACAACATGCTGAATTTACTGAAGATACTGCGTTATAAAACATATAAATTATGCTGCAACATCCCATTGTTTTATTAGTTCAAAATATTGAAAGCTTATATCCTAAGGAAATTCAAAAGCACTTTAGCATAATAAAAAAACAACGTTCAGAAAAATTATATAAATTAATTGCTCAAGCAAAGAATGATGAGCAACTAGAAAAAACATTATTGTTTAGGAAACTTTTTGGCAAAGCATATACTGAAAAAAATGATTATTTGTGGCGCAACGAAATTCGCTTGCTAAAAGAAGAATTAGAATCTTTCTTAATTCAAAAAGAACATGAATTTATATCAAAGAACAATGAAGCTTATAATCAATGGTTGTTAGTACAAGCATATGACAAGATGAAGTATTTGCAAGGCATTACAGAAAAATATGAAAGCTTAGTAAATGAAAAACATGAATATGCATCTTATCATTATGCCTTAGATGCACAATTTATTTTATTACAAAATCTACAACATATTACACCAGACGTTACAAAACGAATGGAAGCTTATCCAAAATATATTGAAACTTGGAAAGAATTACTAAAAGACAGTTTTGCCGTAGATAGTGCACGTATCAATTTGTCTATTGCACAATTCAATTGGTTGTGCAATGCACATCAAACAGAGATTGTTACACCAGCTTTAGATGATTATTTTACTGGAAAATTGAATGAAAATAATTTGAGTGTTTTCTTTAATAATTTTGGCAAATCATATTATCCAGAATTAGAACTAAAATTAGCAAGCTTTGATAAAGCAATTAAAGCAATAGAGATTGTAACTCAAAAAAATGCCCTGTACAACGAACACAGCATAATTATACAGATGGCATTAGGCAAAGAGCTTTCTTCTAACGGACACTTTGCTAAAGCACATGAAATATTGAGTAAAATAAAACCAACGATTGATAAAGACTTTGCAAAACACAGAACCGTTTTTTATGTAAATTATGTGACAAACTTGGTTAAAAACAAAATGTTTAAAGAAGCATTATATGTCTTAGAACATGAATTTACAACAGATAATCAATTGTATAAAAATATGTTGTTGCAAAGTAGACTATTGTGTTATTTATATTTAAAAGATATAGATAATTTATCTACATATATATCTTTTGATTTGGATACAGCACCATTTCCTCAAAACTATATGCTAAAAGTAATAAAGTCTGCATATTTTTATTTATTACAAGAATATGATACTGCGTTGAGTATTATTAATAGTCTAATCCAACCTAAATTTGCAGATGGAATCATGAAGTTTTATAATCCAATTACATTACTGTATAAGAAATTATATACCATCACTCAAAAGAATGTTTTACAAAAAAATTGGTCTGAAAAAGACGTGCAAGCACTACAAACTATGATTATAGATTTTGAAGCAACTTGCGACCCAGAAATAAAATTAGTTTCCATTTATACTTGGTTAAAGATAGAAATTGAAATAAATATTGCCAAAAAACAAGCATAAGGTGTTGTTTTAATTAATTTATTATCAAAGGATTATAAGATATTTTTTAATAATTCCTCTCACAAAACACATTTTTTTCATTTTTTTTCAAATTCTGTTTGATACAACTTTGTATCAATAAAAAATAAAACTATGAAAAATCTAATCTTTATGCTGTTGTTTACAATAAACGGAATTATTGCTGTCGCTCAAGACAACAACACAATTAAAACAAATGCAACTTGCCAACTTGGACAAGAAAGAATCATTAAAGAACTAAAACAATTGGATGGTGTATTTGATGTAAAATTTGATGTGCAAGGTACAATTACATTAGACTACAGTTCTGATGGAACACCTTACAATGATATTGTACAGAAGATAACAGAATGTGGTTTTACTGCAAATGGCATTGCACCAAAAGGTGGCGATAAAAATTTATGTAAAACAACTACTATACAAAAAACAAGCACAAAGTCAAAATCAACAAAATAATAGTATTATATAATTAAAAAAACAAATCATGAAAAATTTATTAAGTTTAATTTTAATCGTTTTAGTTGTACTTTCTTCATGTAACAAAACAGAAGAAAACATTCAACCAGAAAAATGGCAAACTACAAGATTAGTTAACGCCAACTTAAGTACGTCTGGTTATTTATATTCTCTAGATTTTTATCAAAAGAAAGGTAATGAATGGCGTATTTTACAATTTGAGCCAGATGACTATATTACTTTCTTAAATATAGATTCATTAGCAACTACAGATTATAATTTACCTGTAAAAAATGAAAATGCTTTTATAACAAGCAATATAGAACTCTTCAATATACAAGAAGATAAAATTTATTTCCCATATAAAGCAAAATGGCTAATTGGCGATCCTGTGTTATTCAATGAAAATAAATCTTTTAGTGAACAATTTCCAGATCTGCCAGCTACTTGGAAAAACGCAAATAAAATAACCACAGCAACTTATTCGTATGAAAAAGCATATGATAATAATGACAAGGTTCCAACATATATCTTTTATGATTTTACAAATCAAAAATATGTGTATTATGCTATTAAAAATGGGACAGACTTAGTAATAGAAAAAAACTTAACAGACTTGCTACCATACTCTAATCTTATAGATTGGACAGGTATTGATGCAGTAACGTGTACCAACTCTTCAGATGATGCAGACTTTTATTATTTCTTTGATTTTGATGCACAAAAAATGTATGTACTTAACAGAACAGGAAAGAATACCAACAAACCTAAGTTCGAATTAGATCCAAATAATATTGTAAATCTATCCGAATCTTTTTTTCAAAAATCTATACCAAACCAAGATAGAGTAGCATACGATTTTAGTAAATAAAATATTAAAATAAAAAGTTATGAAAACATACACAAAATTTATTTCAGCATTGGTACTTACCATATTAATAGTATCCTGTAAAAAAGAAAGCACAACACAAAAAACTGTTGTTAATTTAAAAGGGGAAATTGCACCATCACTTGCTATGCAAAAAGATGGTATTATTGAATTTTATGATTTAAGAGATGCTAATAATCCTCAAAAAGCAGCCTTTAATGTCGTGGGAACAACTGCAGATAAATTACAATTACAATATGTAAAAAGTAGACCAATCGGTAGTAAAACAATAAAAGCAAATTACGGTGACTTAAATAATTATTCCAATAATGAAATTTATTTAGCAGATAAAAATTGGCCAAACTGGA carries:
- a CDS encoding transketolase, giving the protein MQIAELNKVASQVRRDIVRMVHQCKSGHPGGSLGCTDYLTALYFEIMKVDTNFNMNGTNEDLFFLSNGHISPLFYSVLARRGYFDVKELGTFRHINSRLQGHPTTHEGLPGIRIASGSLGQGISVAIGAALTKKLNKENNLVYCLTGDGELQEGQIWEAVIFAAAKKVDNLIVTVDWNDAQIDGSTQEVCDLGDLNAKFKAFGWEVMNMNGNVMEDVIFTLTEAQLKARNGKPIVILMKTQMGNGVDYMMGTHKWHGSAPNDEQLAKALAQLEETLGDY
- a CDS encoding fibrobacter succinogenes major paralogous domain-containing protein, with translation MNIYKDEANKEDGLLADVYDAETQYKTHFYGSYNDKGIPKEIKSIVLENKNSDTVYNYILDENKKIYLAYPSLKNGTKLGSVNKIDEDDSLLTINFFDYNWSNQTDVFIESYSFDINEDTDGARKTEEEPPIEFDFLGIKQLEKDIHTRVENFQTWLNEFTAGTDRSTFGLFSNSLRDGIESLNNEIKSLTRGGVDVNYNDFRESPTSDRYEPKENEYIPPSPTSNTNTIPKPPTPQNEVPQCFIATPLDGDKIPSSENINVSIYAYDIDGSILSVSLFLDGIKQGTKVAGVDADLNHFIIPANTLSKGYHSLYAIATDNKYKAKFSKSIIFKVEDDGSETVTDIDGNIYHTVKIGTQTWMVENLKTTRYNDGTAIPTGLSVAAWQATTNGAYAIYDNNAANNTTYGKLYNWYAVNTGKLAPAGWHVPTDAEWTTLTTYLGGESVAGDKMKATTLWTAFAGITNTNSSGFTGLPAGNFSYYYESFFSISSTTYFWSSTKSGTNAAWYRSLDYNYSGAFRDYANDRHGFSVRCIKD
- a CDS encoding virulence protein is translated as MFAISFDMLIADLKDNYGESYNNAYYEISVVLEEYDFYRAQGSVYLSEKNDMANLTKAMIKLKSIEWFRKSVRDIRAFKVEDWSNFTDFMKEDE
- the nadB gene encoding L-aspartate oxidase yields the protein MYDFLVIGSGIAGLSFALKVADKYPEKKVLILTKANEDESNTKYAQGGIAVVTDFVVDNFEKHIQDTHIAGDGLCNPKVVDFVVKEGRQRVDELINWGTRFDKDNDGDYKLGKEGGHSEFRVLHYKDITGWEIERALLEKVHQYQNIEIKQHFFVIDLITQHHLGRILTRVSENIQCFGVYALNKETNHIEKILSKITVLATGGFGQVYRSTTNPVIATGDGIAMVYRAKGRVSNMEFVQFHPTALYEPDVSPSFLITEAVRGDGGILKSKNGEEFMKKYDKRESLAPRDIVARAIDNEMKIRGEECMYLDCRHMDFDNFIHHFPNIYEKCKSVGIDITKDMIPVVPAAHYACGGITINENGQTSINNLYACGECTNSGLHGANRLASNSLLEAVVFSHRIAEHAINNILNITIDENKFPEWDATGTSEPKEMVLITQSMRELKDIMSNYVGIVRNNIRLSRASGRLYLLFKECEEMYNTTTISPQLMELRNLITIGYLITRSALLRKESRGLHYTTDYPQHAEFTEDTAL
- a CDS encoding heavy-metal-associated domain-containing protein produces the protein MKNLIFMLLFTINGIIAVAQDNNTIKTNATCQLGQERIIKELKQLDGVFDVKFDVQGTITLDYSSDGTPYNDIVQKITECGFTANGIAPKGGDKNLCKTTTIQKTSTKSKSTK